A portion of the Edaphobacter lichenicola genome contains these proteins:
- a CDS encoding serine aminopeptidase domain-containing protein, with amino-acid sequence MQTQRPISAITEEARYFEVPDAHLYTVLHKPTNPVARALLVGPFASERVSSYYPWVRWARYLAERQVEVLRYDYRGIGESTGVFEEMSFDKWSEDLQLLLNWFMSRTPKLPLLLHGLELGAILAGRNFHEGAGDALLMWSPPATANEALRSTLLQWAGFKQMLDSPENRTPASEYIKQLQQGALMDVQGYQWPGKLWCDSVGFELPSALSDEARAKSIYKRPVKNTKLGKDASPLVKPFRGYVEVKDFSELYSENFDWVSGALALATGEMNEAINREP; translated from the coding sequence GTGCAAACACAACGCCCAATCTCAGCAATTACGGAAGAAGCTCGATACTTTGAGGTTCCTGACGCTCATCTTTACACCGTATTGCACAAACCGACCAATCCAGTGGCACGTGCTCTTCTTGTGGGACCATTCGCTTCAGAACGAGTCTCTTCGTACTATCCTTGGGTCCGGTGGGCTCGTTATCTCGCGGAGAGACAGGTAGAGGTCCTCCGGTACGATTATCGCGGCATCGGAGAAAGCACCGGTGTTTTTGAAGAGATGAGCTTCGATAAGTGGAGCGAAGACCTCCAACTGCTGCTCAATTGGTTCATGAGTCGAACTCCCAAGCTTCCTCTTTTGTTACATGGACTCGAACTTGGCGCCATCCTTGCCGGTAGGAATTTTCATGAAGGGGCTGGTGATGCGCTCTTGATGTGGTCACCGCCTGCTACTGCAAACGAGGCCCTGCGATCAACTCTCCTCCAGTGGGCGGGATTCAAGCAAATGCTGGACTCACCCGAAAATCGAACGCCCGCTAGTGAATATATTAAACAGCTGCAACAGGGCGCCCTTATGGACGTTCAAGGATATCAATGGCCGGGTAAACTCTGGTGTGATTCCGTTGGGTTTGAACTGCCTTCTGCTCTCAGCGACGAAGCCCGAGCTAAATCGATTTACAAGAGACCAGTAAAAAACACCAAATTAGGCAAAGATGCCTCCCCGTTAGTCAAACCATTTAGGGGCTATGTTGAGGTAAAAGATTTTAGTGAACTGTATTCGGAAAATTTTGATTGGGTTAGCGGAGCCTTGGCACTCGCAACTGGAGAGATGAATGAAGCTATCAATCGAGAACCGTGA
- a CDS encoding alpha/beta hydrolase produces MKLSIENRELFALDTNDGIVIGTYHKAYDEKSISNSTSLEEKRLGVLFLNSLTPTRSATGDSAVYWADALAESGYPSLRIDLAGLGDSTGNPPADLLGFINTGGYASLVSTKVSQLMERFSLSGFIIVGLCAGAVSALYTAAACKDCKGVILMDPYFHLPLANKTGLWAKVIRRLSRTSIGVWGSNTYDRLRAFRAQLPGTPPPSNANFPLLNCWKSVASGGTPILILKAQHTKMKIGDFDYLSYIFELAGQQNEVVVEVIDDTGHSFANRVGRLAVRQTIERWLNSYFPLKTRKDVIWDVISSELSVEATNYPLVGTRAQN; encoded by the coding sequence ATGAAGCTATCAATCGAGAACCGTGAACTATTCGCCTTGGATACCAATGACGGGATTGTCATTGGTACCTACCATAAAGCTTACGACGAAAAATCTATTTCAAACTCTACCTCACTTGAAGAGAAGCGTCTCGGAGTTTTATTTCTCAACTCGTTAACTCCGACGAGGTCTGCGACTGGTGATTCGGCTGTTTATTGGGCCGACGCTTTAGCCGAATCTGGATATCCTTCCCTGCGTATCGATCTGGCAGGTCTGGGCGACTCAACCGGTAATCCCCCAGCCGACTTGCTCGGCTTTATTAACACTGGAGGCTATGCCTCTCTTGTCTCAACCAAAGTCTCCCAACTCATGGAGCGGTTTAGTCTATCCGGCTTTATCATCGTTGGCCTTTGCGCAGGTGCTGTGTCTGCGCTTTATACTGCTGCAGCCTGCAAAGACTGTAAGGGCGTCATCTTGATGGATCCGTACTTCCATCTGCCACTAGCAAATAAGACCGGCTTATGGGCGAAGGTGATTCGTCGCCTCTCTCGGACCTCAATCGGCGTATGGGGATCCAACACTTATGACCGACTTAGGGCGTTCCGAGCACAACTTCCCGGAACTCCACCACCCTCAAACGCAAACTTTCCTTTACTAAACTGCTGGAAGAGTGTTGCCTCTGGGGGCACTCCAATACTCATTTTGAAAGCACAGCACACGAAGATGAAAATTGGAGATTTTGACTACCTAAGCTACATCTTCGAATTGGCGGGCCAACAGAATGAGGTTGTGGTAGAAGTAATTGACGACACAGGCCATAGCTTTGCGAACCGTGTTGGCCGTTTAGCCGTGCGACAGACTATTGAGAGGTGGCTGAATAGTTATTTTCCACTCAAGACCCGCAAGGATGTCATCTGGGATGTCATCAGTTCCGAACTCAGTGTCGAAGCAACAAACTATCCCCTGGTGGGAACTCGCGCACAGAACTAA
- a CDS encoding acyl carrier protein: MDIRSEIITQFKQVADEQGMQLASLTDHLTLLDAGLDSLCFAMIVAKLEVKLGVDPFSASEDAVFPVTFGEFVHFYESAAK, encoded by the coding sequence ATGGATATCCGCTCCGAAATCATAACTCAATTCAAACAGGTTGCAGATGAACAAGGAATGCAATTGGCATCTCTTACCGATCATCTGACTCTGCTGGATGCTGGCCTCGATTCGCTTTGCTTTGCCATGATCGTTGCAAAACTGGAAGTAAAGCTCGGTGTGGACCCCTTCAGCGCCTCCGAAGACGCTGTTTTTCCAGTTACCTTCGGCGAGTTCGTTCATTTCTACGAAAGCGCTGCCAAATAA
- a CDS encoding iron-containing redox enzyme family protein codes for MNTTLVMPQQSQNPTTDAAIKSTVNSMIDELITALPDPKKLTAEKRRGIIARYTGVLEGNFIYWMTATLLSVQSQEARPILLDNLNEEIRDAHPAMLRRFAIAAHAFPTDTDSLAVTQDLSNVRVFLGRLSSVQSLATMAFFEGFIQRFMGYFADLATAQGSLDMEYTDVHGVCDIAHTDGLFQALSIEMALNPLEPETDVLEGVYLLRRLLETIIFNRAEPAAA; via the coding sequence ATGAACACGACGTTAGTCATGCCGCAGCAATCGCAAAACCCCACAACCGACGCCGCAATCAAAAGCACTGTCAACAGCATGATCGACGAGCTAATTACGGCCTTGCCTGACCCGAAAAAACTAACGGCTGAGAAGCGACGTGGAATCATAGCCCGATATACGGGAGTGCTTGAGGGCAACTTCATCTACTGGATGACCGCAACTCTGCTCTCCGTCCAATCACAAGAGGCCCGCCCCATCCTGCTGGACAATCTAAACGAAGAAATTCGCGATGCTCATCCAGCCATGTTGCGAAGATTTGCCATTGCTGCCCACGCTTTCCCTACTGATACGGACTCGCTCGCGGTAACTCAAGACCTGTCAAACGTTCGCGTGTTTTTAGGTCGACTCTCAAGCGTTCAGTCGCTCGCCACCATGGCCTTCTTTGAAGGGTTTATCCAGAGATTTATGGGCTACTTTGCAGATCTCGCCACTGCACAAGGTTCTCTGGATATGGAGTACACCGATGTGCATGGCGTCTGTGACATTGCTCACACCGACGGGCTCTTCCAGGCACTTTCGATTGAAATGGCTCTCAATCCTCTTGAGCCGGAGACAGATGTCCTTGAAGGTGTCTACCTTCTTCGCAGGTTACTTGAAACGATCATCTTCAATCGCGCTGAGCCCGCCGCAGCCTAA
- a CDS encoding ANL family adenylate-forming protein: MTTTSQFTTASALMELDGVARRIVLCTPDLPVEHLPYIIESANVDAVVSDRTILGLDIRRPLCFCPTSPKLVAGNYDRKVEHQTEWILLTSGTTGLPKLVVHNLASLAGAIKETASRAGQVVWSTFYDIRRYGGLQIFLRAALTGTSLILSDAKESTADFLARAASHGVTHISGTPSQWRRALMSPSARLIQPEYVRLSGEIADQAILNNLKAFYPQARIAHAFASTEAGVAFEVNDGVAGFPASAVEQTPDVEMRVDTGTLQIRSTRTASRYLGDHPPILKNREGFVDTGDLVELRDDRYYFVGRRDGVINVGGLKVHPEEIEAVINRHPEVQMSMVRTKKNPITGSLVVADVVLRETHGPERDVRALQGDILLLCRETLSAYKVPSAINFIPALTVAESGKLVRRDA; this comes from the coding sequence GTGACCACAACGAGCCAGTTCACTACGGCGTCGGCGCTCATGGAACTCGACGGCGTCGCGCGGCGAATTGTTCTTTGCACACCTGATTTGCCAGTGGAACATCTGCCTTACATCATCGAGTCAGCTAACGTTGATGCGGTTGTATCTGATCGCACAATACTTGGGTTAGACATCCGCCGCCCCCTCTGCTTCTGTCCGACGAGCCCAAAGCTGGTGGCCGGAAATTACGACCGAAAAGTAGAACACCAAACCGAATGGATTCTTCTAACCTCGGGCACGACAGGGCTGCCGAAGTTGGTAGTACACAACTTAGCAAGCCTCGCCGGCGCAATCAAAGAGACCGCCTCTCGAGCGGGACAAGTAGTTTGGAGCACCTTCTACGACATTCGACGTTATGGTGGTCTGCAGATATTCCTTCGTGCCGCCCTTACCGGAACGTCGCTGATCCTCTCAGACGCAAAGGAGTCTACTGCGGATTTTCTCGCTCGAGCCGCCTCGCACGGAGTCACCCATATCTCCGGCACACCTTCCCAGTGGCGTCGTGCACTGATGAGCCCCTCAGCTCGCCTTATCCAACCAGAATATGTCCGTCTGTCAGGAGAGATCGCTGATCAAGCGATACTCAATAATCTCAAAGCCTTCTACCCTCAAGCTAGAATCGCCCACGCTTTCGCTTCGACAGAGGCAGGTGTAGCCTTCGAGGTAAACGATGGAGTCGCAGGTTTTCCAGCAAGCGCGGTCGAACAGACTCCTGATGTCGAAATGAGAGTAGATACCGGAACGCTGCAGATACGTTCGACTCGCACAGCAAGCCGCTATCTGGGCGACCATCCCCCTATTCTCAAAAACAGAGAAGGCTTCGTTGATACGGGTGACTTGGTCGAGTTGCGGGATGATCGTTATTACTTCGTTGGCCGACGGGATGGAGTCATCAACGTCGGAGGCCTTAAGGTACACCCTGAAGAGATCGAAGCCGTTATCAATCGGCATCCTGAAGTTCAGATGTCGATGGTTCGCACGAAAAAGAATCCAATTACAGGCTCTCTCGTTGTTGCGGACGTAGTCCTTCGAGAAACGCATGGGCCTGAGCGCGATGTGCGTGCGCTTCAGGGCGATATTCTTTTGCTCTGTCGTGAAACTCTATCTGCCTACAAAGTCCCTTCAGCAATCAACTTCATTCCCGCTCTGACTGTCGCCGAGTCAGGTAAGCTCGTGCGGCGCGATGCGTAA
- a CDS encoding SDR family NAD(P)-dependent oxidoreductase, translated as MRNVIVTGGSRGLGLGISRKLASSGYRVIAVARKQNDELTTAMMEAETAATESFKFFPFDLANIDGIPDLVKTLRKDFGPIYGLVNNAGVSFEGVLATMPVSQIEQLVRVNTLSPMVLTKQVVRSMMADGRGRIINMSSVTAFTGYSGLSAYGATKASIIGFSRSLAREVGRIGITVNSVAPGFIETDMTQALTEEQRQQIQRRSALKRLADVDDIANAVEFLLSDKAKNITGTVLTVDAGNTA; from the coding sequence ATGCGTAATGTAATCGTGACAGGTGGAAGTCGGGGCCTGGGTCTCGGTATCTCTCGAAAGCTAGCGAGCTCAGGATATCGCGTTATAGCTGTCGCTCGTAAGCAGAACGACGAACTCACTACAGCGATGATGGAAGCCGAAACCGCTGCTACAGAATCCTTTAAGTTTTTTCCCTTTGATCTCGCTAATATCGATGGCATCCCCGACTTAGTCAAAACTCTGCGCAAGGATTTCGGTCCCATCTACGGATTAGTTAATAACGCTGGGGTGAGCTTCGAAGGTGTGCTCGCAACGATGCCCGTATCCCAGATCGAACAGCTTGTGCGTGTGAATACGCTATCGCCCATGGTGCTCACCAAACAAGTAGTACGCTCAATGATGGCGGATGGCCGCGGACGCATTATTAACATGTCTTCCGTCACGGCATTCACGGGCTACAGTGGTCTCTCGGCTTACGGGGCAACTAAAGCATCGATTATCGGTTTTTCCCGATCATTAGCACGTGAGGTCGGTCGCATCGGAATAACTGTAAATTCGGTCGCTCCAGGCTTTATCGAAACCGACATGACACAAGCTCTTACAGAAGAGCAACGTCAGCAGATTCAACGTCGCAGCGCATTGAAGCGTCTTGCAGATGTCGACGACATAGCAAATGCGGTTGAGTTTCTCCTCAGCGATAAAGCAAAGAACATTACAGGGACGGTACTCACCGTCGACGCAGGCAATACAGCATGA
- a CDS encoding long-chain-acyl-CoA synthetase produces MIDLQTMAPIDVTVSPSKAWLRALELTAPIPRNRDRVFSTLIEELAMRSGDEPALLSDRECLTYRGLVERSNQYARWALDQGVAKGEVVCLLMTNRPEYFAIWIGITSVGGVVALLNTNLVGPSLAHCINIVSPKHLIVSDEFVDSLTTALPNLTRPLEIWTYGGRHASYQSIDIEIERYADNTLSKEERRSLTIDDRALYIFTSGTTGLPKAANISHARILQWSLWFAGMMGVEPTDRIYNCLPMYHSIGGVLVPGAALVGGGAVVIREKFSASQFWSDVIRWDCTVFQYIGELCRYLLHAAPSPDEKNHRIRMACGNGMASEVWDGFKDRFEIPQIFEFYAATEGGVSLFNVQGKRGAIGHIPAYLSHRFEPALVMFDVEKSQPIRNDQGFCIRCAQNEVGEAIGKVVDDPSNVGSRFEGYTNKQASDDKILRNVFEPGDTWVRTGDLMRKDEKGFFYFVDRIGDTFRWKGENVATSEVSEAICAFPGVKHANVYGVAIPGTEGRGGMAALVTEREMDLSAFRKHLVSRLPAYARPLFLRIQDDVEVTGTFKYSKTDLMRQGFNPVATSDVIYFDNPESETFLPLDKALYERIQFGQIRL; encoded by the coding sequence ATGATTGACCTTCAAACAATGGCTCCAATCGATGTCACGGTCTCTCCTTCTAAAGCTTGGCTGCGCGCCCTGGAACTAACTGCGCCCATTCCACGCAATCGCGATCGTGTCTTTTCGACACTAATTGAAGAGCTCGCCATGCGCTCTGGCGATGAACCGGCTCTGCTATCTGACCGGGAGTGCTTGACATATCGCGGCCTCGTTGAACGTTCCAATCAATATGCTCGATGGGCGCTCGACCAAGGCGTCGCTAAAGGTGAAGTAGTCTGCCTTTTGATGACAAATCGCCCCGAATACTTTGCTATATGGATAGGTATTACCAGCGTCGGAGGCGTGGTAGCGCTGCTCAATACCAATCTGGTTGGTCCATCACTAGCTCATTGCATCAACATCGTGTCGCCTAAACATTTGATCGTATCGGACGAGTTTGTGGACTCGTTGACCACGGCGTTACCGAATCTTACGCGCCCACTAGAGATCTGGACCTACGGAGGTAGGCACGCGTCATACCAATCGATTGACATTGAGATTGAGCGCTATGCAGATAACACGTTGAGCAAAGAAGAGCGCCGATCACTAACCATCGACGATAGGGCACTGTACATCTTTACCTCTGGCACTACTGGCCTACCTAAGGCCGCCAACATTAGCCATGCTCGCATTCTCCAATGGAGTCTTTGGTTTGCCGGAATGATGGGCGTCGAACCGACAGATCGAATATATAACTGCCTCCCGATGTACCACAGCATCGGCGGGGTATTGGTCCCGGGTGCCGCTCTAGTCGGCGGCGGAGCTGTCGTCATCCGTGAAAAATTTTCAGCCAGTCAATTCTGGAGTGACGTCATCCGTTGGGATTGCACGGTATTCCAATACATTGGTGAACTTTGCCGCTACCTGCTTCACGCTGCTCCCTCTCCGGACGAGAAAAATCATCGAATCAGGATGGCATGTGGTAATGGAATGGCATCCGAAGTGTGGGACGGCTTCAAAGATCGGTTCGAGATTCCCCAAATCTTCGAATTTTACGCAGCCACCGAAGGTGGTGTTTCGTTATTCAACGTACAGGGAAAACGTGGTGCCATTGGACACATCCCTGCGTACCTATCGCATCGGTTCGAACCGGCACTAGTGATGTTCGACGTCGAGAAAAGTCAACCTATCCGAAATGACCAAGGATTTTGTATTCGATGTGCTCAAAATGAAGTAGGGGAAGCTATCGGTAAGGTTGTGGATGACCCATCGAACGTAGGTAGCCGATTCGAGGGCTATACAAACAAGCAGGCTTCTGACGATAAGATACTTCGCAACGTCTTCGAGCCAGGCGATACCTGGGTTCGCACCGGCGATCTTATGCGAAAAGACGAGAAGGGTTTTTTCTACTTTGTTGACCGCATTGGCGATACGTTTCGATGGAAGGGTGAGAACGTTGCGACCTCTGAAGTTTCAGAAGCAATCTGCGCATTTCCGGGTGTTAAACACGCCAATGTCTACGGTGTTGCAATTCCTGGGACTGAAGGCAGAGGCGGGATGGCCGCACTTGTCACTGAACGTGAGATGGACTTGTCTGCATTTCGCAAGCATCTCGTAAGCCGCCTTCCCGCGTATGCGCGCCCGCTATTCCTGCGAATTCAGGATGATGTTGAAGTGACCGGAACCTTCAAATATTCGAAAACTGACCTAATGCGTCAGGGATTTAATCCTGTAGCTACAAGTGATGTCATTTATTTCGACAATCCTGAATCTGAAACATTTCTTCCGCTCGACAAGGCACTCTACGAGCGCATTCAATTCGGACAGATTCGCTTATAG